CGGAGGAGCTTGTTGTCGAACGGCGGCTTGGTCACGTTGAGCCAGATCCCCGACCAGGAGAACGCGCCGTGCTCGAGCAGTTTGAACCGCGCCCCAGGTTGGGCCGCCTCCTGCGCCAGCTGCTTCGCCTGGGGAAGCGGGACGATGTTGATGATATCGACGTCCCCGGATTTCAGGTTCGCGATGCGGGCATTGTTGTCCACGATGGCTCGAAAGATGATTCGATCGAGGTACGGCTGCCCTTTCATCCAGTAGTCGGGGTTGCGCTCCAGCGTGACGTGGTCTTGGGGCACCTTCTCGACGAAGCGGAAGGGCCCCGTCCCGACGGGGTGGAGCGCGAAGTTCGTGCCCGCCTTTTGCGCCTCGGCCGGCGAGACTATCATGCCGGCACGGTCGGTCAGGACGTAGAGCAGCGGGCTGTAGGGCTTCTCCAGGCTCAGCGCCACCGTGTAGGGGTCCACCACAGTCACCTTCTGCACCGGTTGGACCTCGCTGCGGCGGGCCGAGGGGAACTTCGGGTCCTGCATCCTGTCGAAGTTAAACTTCACCGCCTCGGCGTTGAACGGGGTCCCGTCGTGAAACTTCACGCCCTGCCGGAGATTGAACGTCACGGTCTTCCCATCGGCACTGATCGTCCAGGACGTCGCCAACATCGGGATGATCTTGAGGTTTTCGTCGGTATCCACGAGCTTGTCGTAAAGGCTTTGATAGACTTGCCGGTCCACCGCCGCCGTGGAGCGATGCGGGTCCATGTTGGGAGGGTCCGAGTCGAGCGCGGCGCGCAGGGTGCCGGCCCCCTTGATCCCCTGGGCGGAAGCCATCGCCAGCAGGCCGGCCACCATCAACACGGACAACGTCAGCGCTCCCCATCGGCGCATCGTGCCACCCCCTTCACCCGCTCGAAAGCGTGGTGGTATTCACGTTAGGGATACGGAATCCTTCCCCCGCCCGTTCAGCCGAAATGCTCCCGGCAAAACGTGACGGCGCTGGCGAGACGCTCGCGCACCCTCCCATCGTCTCCCGCCCCGGCGGAGCCGGGCTCGAGCTCGACGGCGATCACGCCTTC
The bacterium DNA segment above includes these coding regions:
- a CDS encoding ABC transporter substrate-binding protein → MRRWGALTLSVLMVAGLLAMASAQGIKGAGTLRAALDSDPPNMDPHRSTAAVDRQVYQSLYDKLVDTDENLKIIPMLATSWTISADGKTVTFNLRQGVKFHDGTPFNAEAVKFNFDRMQDPKFPSARRSEVQPVQKVTVVDPYTVALSLEKPYSPLLYVLTDRAGMIVSPAEAQKAGTNFALHPVGTGPFRFVEKVPQDHVTLERNPDYWMKGQPYLDRIIFRAIVDNNARIANLKSGDVDIINIVPLPQAKQLAQEAAQPGARFKLLEHGAFSWSGIWLNVTKPPFDNKLLR